The region TTGGAGTCGTTGCTCGACGTCTCCTTGTTTGAGCGTGTGCGTCAAAGAGTTGTCATTACAGATGCAGGGAAGCTTTATCTGAACGACGTTAGTCGAGTGATGTCCGGCTTGAAGGATGCAACGAGCAGGATCATGGCATGCGGCGGAAAGACGAATCTTCTGAACCTAGCTGTTTTGCCGACCTTTGCTACTCGGTGGCTGATGCCCAGGCTCAATGATTTTCTTGAGAAGCATCCTGGCGTCACGATCAATCTCGCCACCCGGCTTGTGCCATTCGATTTTGGAATGGAGCCATTTGATGCGGGTATTCATTATGGCTCGCCAGACTGGCCGGGAGCGGTGGCGCATCATCTGGTAGACGAGGTGACGGTGCCTGTCTGCAGTCCAAAACTGAAGGAGGCGCAGCGTATTCGGAGGCCAGCTGATCTGGCTCGCGCGGTCCTGCTGCATCAGACGACTCGTACCGAAGCATGGACAGAGTGGTTTCAGATGACAGGTGTAGACAGCCCGCAGGCGCTTCGCGGACCTCGGTTTGAGCAGTTCGCAATGATCACACAGGCCGCAATCTGCGATTTAGGAGTGGCACTGCTGCCGAAGCTTCTAATCGAAGAGGAGCTAACTTCGGGCAAATTGGTATTACTGTTTGATCGGCCTCTTCGAAGCGCGAATGCCTACTATCTTGTCGTGCCTGAGTCGAAGACTTCCGCTATCCTTCCGGCCGCCTTTGCGCAATGGATCATCGGCCAGGCGAAATCAGGCAGCAAAGAATCGTGAGAAAAATAAGATGGTTATGAGAAAGTTTCATGAGATATTGATAAAACATTGATATCCAGTATCACGTTTTGAATGCTAGTGTTTGACTTCATCATCAGCATGTCTCGTAGCGGAGAGCGGATGATATCGATCATTTTGCTTCCTGTTGAGAATAAAGATCGTGCTTTGACACATGTTTTGCTGACTTCCAGATTTTCTTGAAGAGGTTCCCGGCATGCGATTCAAGCTTCTCGTACTGGCTTCCTTTTGTACCCTGTTTCTTTTCCCTGGTCATGACATCGCCTGGAGTCAGGCAACGACGTCTTTGGGCGGACACGTAACGGACGCGGGCGGCGCATCGATTGCCGGAGCGAGTGTCAAGCTCACACGCACCGCAACCACCACAGTTCGCGAGACCACAACAAATAAAAATGGAGAGTACCAGTTCTCGCAAGTCGCTCCGGGCCGCTATGAGTTGACGATTGCTTCGCAGGGATTCGCGACGGAGAAGCAGACTGCGATCGATCTTTTGGTTAGCCAGCCAGCGACCATCAATGTCTCACTTGCTGTTGCGAGCGTTACTTCGGACGTCACGGTAAACGCAGCCGTTCAGCCGATCCTGAATACAACCGACGCTACATTGGGCAATGCGTTCACTGGTCAGCAGATTGAAAATCTCCCCAGCGAGGCCAGAAACGTTCCGGACCTGCTTAGCCTTCAGCCTGGCGTGACGTTTCTGGGGCGCACCGATACCGATACAGGGACGCAGTCGAACGGAAATACAAGCACCGACTCGCGCAGCGGTTCAACAAATGGAGGACGCTCCGACCAGGCCAACATCACCCTGGACGGTATCGACGTCAACGACATCAACAATGGCTATGCCTTTACCAGCGTGCTTCGCGTGTCACAGGATGCGATTGCCGAGTTTCGTGTGACGACGAGCAATCCGAATGCTGAAGAGGGGCGTTCGTCGGGCGCGCAAATTGCTCTGGTCACAAAGAGCGGAACGAACTCGCTTCATGGTGTCGTCTACGCTTACAACCGCAATAATCTGTTCCATGCGAATGACTTCTTCAATAAACAGACGCAGGCTAATGAGGGGCTGCCCAATGTGCCCTTGAAGCTGATTCGCAATGTTTTTGGTGCTTCGGTAGGCGGACCGATTAAGAAGAACACCGCGTTCTTCTTTCTCAACTACGAAGGCCGTCGAGACACACAAGGCTTTACCTCCAATAGCGACATCGTTCCGACACCGAGTTTTCGGGCTGGCAATCTGCAATATGTTTGTACTGGCGCCGCTAAGTGTCCTGCCAGCGGCGTATTTTTGCTCACTCCATCTGATCTTCAAAGTATGGATCCACAAGGAATCGGTGTGAATACAGCTGTCCTTGCGTTGATGAATACCTATCCCAACGGTAACAATCTGTCGCTGGGAGACGGACTCAATACAGAAGGCTACAGCTTTTCCTACAATACGCAGCGCAGCTATAACGCCTATACAGGGCGGCTAGACTGGGACATCAGAGGCAATGGGAAGCATACGGTCTTTTGGCGTGGCAACTTGCAGAATGACCATGAGCCCGGCGGACCGCAGTTTCCAGGACAGCCGGGAAGCAACACGCTATTGACCAACAGTAAAGGATTCGCCGCGGGCTATACGGCTTTGTTCACTGACAACCTGGTCAATAACCTTGCGTTTGGCCTCACCCGGCAAGGGCTAAGTAATGCAGGCCTTTTATCCGGTCCATATGTAACGCTCCAAGATCTTAGTTCGCTACAGGCCACCACTTCCTCCAACTACACTATTGCACCGGTGTACAACCTGACGGATAACCTCTCTTGGACGAAGCACAGTCACAATCTGGCATTTGGAACCAATATTCGCTTCATCGATGATCGCAGTTCGAGCAATCAGCTCTCGTACTCCAATGCGACTGGCACCTATCAATACCTCAACCCTGGAACGATAGCGGGTAGCGGTGGAGCCTTTGATGCGGATGCCTATCCAGCTCTTTATCCTCAGGTAGCCGGGAATGCTAAAACCAATTACAACAGCGCGGTGATGGCCGCTGTTGGAATTATCAATGTCGGAAATATCACGTACAATAACACGAAGAACGGCACGACGTTACCTGTCGGCGCTCCTGTGAGCCGCGACTATCGGTGGAACGAATATGAGCTTTACGCACAGGATACGTGGAAGGCACTGAAAGACCTAAGTATCACCTATGGTTTGCGCTACTCGTATCTTCAGGTGCCTGCAGAGACGAGCGGAACGCAGGTAGGCGTGTGTCAGATAGTCGGCAACGAGTGTGCACCCGGCGCGTTTTCGCTGACCAAGTTTGTCAATCAGAGCGCACAGCTTGCAGCATCGGGTCAGTCAGCCAGTGGAGCAGGCGAGCTCGGTTTCCCCATCAATGGCCGATATAACGGCAAGCCGGATTATTGGACGCCGGAGAAAGGTAATATCGGACCGCGAATTGCCCTTGCTTATTCGCCAACGCCAGACTCTGGTTTTCTAAAAAAGTTGTTGGGTACGGGCCAGACCAGTATTCGCGCTGGCTACTCTCTTGTGTACGATCATTTCGGCGCGGCCATCGTCAATAACTTTGATACCGAAGGATCGTTTGGCCTTTCGACGACGCTACAGACCAGCGCTGGAGTGCTGAAGGCCGGGACTGCGCCACGCTTTACGGGAGTAAACAATGTTCCGCAAAGCCTGTTGCCGCCCGCGCCTGCCGTCGGCTTCCCGGGTATTCCCGTTCGTAGCGGGCCAACGAGTGGTGCCATCTACTGGTCACAGGATTCGGCGATTAAGACACCTTATGCGCACGTCGTCGACTTTTCGATTGCCCGCGAGATTCGTAATGGCTCCTCACTGGAGGTGACATACGTGGGACGCTTCGGACATCGCCTGCTAGAGCAGGAAGACGTAGCGATGCCTACCAACCTGGCTGCTGCTGGAACCACTTATTTTGCTGCGGCGAAACAGATGTCACTGCTTGCTCGTCAAAACGGAGGCAATGGTGTCGACGTTTCGACGGTGCAGCCCATTGCCTATTGGGAGACACTGTTTGGCGCGCTGGATGGACAGGACATTGGATTTGGTCCTGGATTTACAGCGACACAGAATATCTACCAGCTTTACCAGCAGAATCTTTATAACGAAGCCAACGCGCTGTATGCGCTGGATATGCCCGACACGACCACGGGCGCTGGGATCAATCCGAATCAGCTGTATCCTTCGAACCGTTTCTACCACGACCAGTTCTCTGCGCTCTATGCCTGGAGATCGATCGGCAATTCAAACTATAACGCTCTTGAGGTCGTCTATCGCCAGCGCTTTGGTCTTGGCCTGCAGGCAGATTTCAACTACACCTTTTCGAAGTCTCTCGATGCGACTTCACAGGCGGAACGGCTGGGCTCCTCTGGTGGTATCAACAACGCACAGATCTTCAATACGTGGAATCCAAACCAGCTTTATGGCCCGTCGGACTACGATCTGCGGCACCAAATTAATACGAACTATATATGGGACCTGCCGTTCGGCCGGGGCAAGCGGTTTGCGTCTTCGATCGGCAGGTTTGCTGATGAGCTGATTGGCGGATGGCAGACGACCGGAATTGTGCGGTGGACCAGCGGCTTTCCGTTCTCTGTGAACAATGGCAATAACTTCCCGACCAACTATGACATCCAGGGGTTTGCGACGCAGATAGCCAAGATTCCGAAGGGTCGCGGGAAGCTGAATCAGCAGTTTTCGAACCCTGCCGCAGTCTTTGCCGCTTTCGACTTTGCGTTGCCAGGCGAGTCGGGATCGCGAAACGTTCTTCGAGGCGATGGATACTTTGAAGAAGATGCCGGACTGGGAAAGACGTTTCCCATCAAAGACAGCATGCGAGTTAAGGCTGGCATAGAAGTATTCAATGTGACCAACAGTGTGCGCTTCGACGCGCACTCGGTCTCGGCAAGGATCGACAATCCAAATGGCTTTGGGACGGCTACGACGGCGTTAACGAATCCTCGGCTGGCGCAGTTTTATGCGCGCTTTGAATTTTAGAAGTGCTGTTTTCGATATGGAAGGCCGCACGCGAAGAAATGCGAATATGATGAGTTGGCGATACGAATGGGAGGGATGATGATGCGAAGGACCATTGCAAATATCCCGACGACCAACTTATCCGGCATGCTTCAGAGAACACGCACGCCTTTCCGTGTTCTCCCCAGCAGTAACAGGCCTAATCTCTTCTCCGGTGATTAGCAGCGGTTCATCGCGTTAGATGTGTTGGCCCAGCTCCACGGCTGCGTCCTTCTCTCAAGGAAGGCGGTAGCTGTGTTGGAGGGGACGATGAGACACCGACCGCATCGCTGACCCGAAGGAGAGTTCCTCCATGAATAGTTCGACTCTTAGCTCGACGCACAAGATTGTGCCCGTTGCCTCTACCGAGACCCATGCCAGATTCGGCCCGAAGCTTACAAATTCTCTGCCGGGCCCTCTAGCGCAAAAGATCGTTGCCGACGACAACCGCCTGCTTTCGCCAAGTTATACCCGGGGCTATCCTCTGGTCGTAAAACGTGGGCGTGGCTGCAGAATTGAAGATGTTGATGGCAATGAGTTTCTTGATTTCACCGCAGGCATCGCAGTGAACTCGACCGGCCATTGCCACCCGGAGATAGTTAAGGCGATCCAGGATCAGGCCGCAGAGCTGATCCACATGTCGGGCACGGACTTTTACTACGACCTGATGCCGCGTGTTGCGCAACGGCTCTCAGCCATTGCGCCTATGCCTGGACCGCACCGCTTTTACTTCGGGAACTCCGGCGCAGAGGCAGTTGAGTGTGCAATGAAACTGGCTCGCTACCATACCGGGCGCCAGAACATCATCAGCTTCTTCGGAAGCTTTCATGGACGAACCATGGGCGCGCTTTCGCTGACGGCTTCCAAGCCTCAACAAAAGCGGCGCTTTGCTCCATTCGTTCCTGGCGTTACGCACGTGCGTTATCCCTATGCATATCGCGGATGCAGCGGCGGACCTCAGGCAGAAGAGGAGTTTGGGCTTGGCTGCGCGCGGTTCATTGAGGAGAAGTTATTCAAGACCACATTGCCGCCTGAAGAGGTTGCGGCGATCTTTGTCGAGCCGATTCAGGGCGAGGGTGGTTATGTCGTAGCGCCTAATGCATTTCTTTATGAGATTCGGCGCATCTGCGATCGATATGGAATCATGATGGTCGTCGATGAGGTCCAATCGGGCGCAGGCAGAACAGGCAAGTGGTGGGCGATTGAGCACTCGGGTGTCGAGCCGGATATTGTTTGCATTGCGAAAGGGATTGCATCGGGAATGCCGCTCGGCATCTGCATGTCAAAAGCAGAGGTGATGGATTGGGTGCCCGGCTCGCATGCGAGTACATTCGGCGGCAATCCTCTTTGCCTTTCTGCGGCGCTTGCGACAATGGATATTATTGAGCGCGAGGCGATGGCGAACGCTGCTTCTGTTGGTGCGAAGGCATTGGCCCGCTTGAGGACGTGGATCGACAGATACGAAATTGTTGGCGATGTTCGGGGTCGTGGGCTGATGATCGGCATCGAGATCGTAAAGGACAAGCAATCGCGTACGCCGGTTGGGTCGATAAGAGATCGCATCGTCGAATTAGCGTTTGGGAGCGGGTTGTTGCTGCTTGGCTGTGGAGAGACAACGATCAGGCTTTGCCCGCCGCTCATCGTCAAACAGGAAGAGGTCGATGTGGCACTCGATACCCTGGAAGAGTGCATTGCCGCAGCGATGGAGTAGGGGTAACTCATTCCCTGAGTTATCGCATGTACTACTCTCGCATTGGTCGATTCGCCTCGGTTTTACAGGGTATAATTACGAACGAAGCGGGAGTAGTTCAGTGGCAGAACGTCAGCTTCCCAAGCTGAATGTCGCCGGTTCGATCCCGGTCTCCCGCTCCAAATCTCGGTAGGCAATGAAGCCTTAAATTCAGGTGCAAAGAAAAATGCATCGACTCCAGTCGATGCGTTTTTCTTTAGTGCAAGTTGTTTTGTTAGCGGTTGGCCAGGGTAGTCTTCTGCGATGCCGCAAGGCGCTCTTCGAGTGCCTCCGCCTGGGGCAGGAAGCTGATCGCCTTGGCAATCTGTGGATCCCAGTCGGCGCGTACCTTCAAGCCTTCGAGTTCTCCGAACTGTGAGGTAAAGAGTTCGCTCTTGATGCTCACCTTCACCCAGTCAAGGTTACTGGCGATATCGGCATCGGTATAGTCGATTTGCTGCGACTTCAGGAAGTCCTTGAAGTCTTTCATGACAGCATCGTCGACCACGAAGTCTTTGCTAACGGTGTGGGCTGCAAGGTAATGCTTGCTGAAGTTGAAGAATGCGTATTTCTGAACGAGTGTTCCCTGGAAGTCGTTCGCTTTGAGCTCAGGGATCGGCTCGTCGGGGGTAATACCGCCGCCGCCGTATACGGTACGACCCGAGTCGGTCAGCTTTACCTCGAGGTTGCTCTTATCGGGCTTTGCCGCGTCGTCGCGGACGTAATAGTAGTCGTACAGCGACACGCCGTTGTAGTTGCGCTGAATCAGTCGGCCCGATGGCGTGTAGTAGTGATAGGTGGTCAGCAGCAGACCAGTCTCCTGGCTGAGCTGAAAGACGGTCTGAACCAGTCCCTTGCCGAAGGTGGTCTCACCGACGATCAGGGCGCGGTCATGGTCCTGTAGCGCGCCCGAGACGATCTCCGCGGCAGAGGCAGTATTGCGATTGACGAGAACGACGATGGGGTACTTCTTGCCTTGTTCGCCGTTGGCTACCCGGTAGACCTGGTCTGGAAAGGCGCGCCCTTTCTGCGAGACGACGATCTGCCCCTTTTGCAGGAACTTATCGGCCATGCCGACCGCTTCGTTCAGCAGGCCGCCCGGATTGCCGCGTAGGTCGATGACAAGACCATTCATGTCGCCGAGTCTATCGAGTGCATCTCCAACCTCGCGGCTCGTGGTCTCCATAAAGCTGGTGACGTGAATGTAGCCAATGCCAGGCCGGATCATGAAAGCGAGATCAACCGACGGGCGGGAGACCTCTTCGCGGACCAGATCGAAGACGAGCGGCTTGGGGGTGCCCTCTCGCTGCATGGTGACCGAGACATGTGTGTTACGCGGCCCCTTCAGAAGAGAGGCGACGGCTGTCGAATCCATGCCGTCGGTGGACTTTCCATCGACGCTGATGATGACGTCGCCGGGGCGGATGCCGGCTTTATAAGCCGGAGCGCCGTCAAAAGGAGTGAGAACGACAATCTTCAGTCCATTCTTTGCGGTCGGATCGGGCTGCGGCTGAATCGCCATGCCGACGCCGTAATATTTGCCGTGCTGATCTTCGCGCATCTGGGCGAAGGCCTTGGGGTCCTGGAAGCTGGAGTGGGGGTCAAGCGTATGCAGCATTCCTGGAATTGCACCGTCATAGATGGCTTTGTCGACCTTGTCGGAGTCGAGATGTTCGGCGTAGTTCTGTTCCACCAGAGCATAGACGTTGGTGAAGGAGTGCAGGGAGTCGCGAAGCGTGGACTCGTCGGTCGCCGACTGGGCATCGACCTTCTGGTTGATAAATGTGCCGAGCACGGCGCAACTGGCCAGAAAGAGGGTGGCGATAAAGAGTGCGCGGCGGGTGCGTGGAGCCATTAGCTTGAATTACCTCAAAAAAGCGGGAAACAGTGCTCAATATCTACGCAAAGGAATGCGTACTATGGGCGCGCCCTCTTTGGACGGAGTATAGCATCGGGGGGTGAGCGGCTGCTGGCGATAAAGAGGATTCGCTAGATAGGTGCAGGACAGTTAGAATGGGGAGCGGATACCGTCCAATGCTGCCCGGAGTCAAAACAAGCAGTGCTGGCACCCGTGCGATGGCCGAGCCTCGCGAATGTTAACTTGAAGATACGAGTGACGATGACCTTTAGAATTTCGCAGTTTGCGGTGGTGTTAGGGCTAAGCGTGCTGGCATTGCCGGGTGTGGCGCAGATGCCACGGTATCAGAGTCCTGTTAGCGTTCCGGAAGCACCGCAGCCTCAACTGACGCTGCCGACCCCGGCTCCTATCACGCCGAACGCCACCGTAGTGGAAGATGTGGTCGCTCGTGTGAATGACCAGATCATTAACCGCAGCGATGTCGAGCGCGCCCAGACGGAGTTGCTCCGCGAGGACCAGCAATCCAACGCTACTCCGGCTGAGGCTGCACAGCGGCAAAAAGACCTGTTGCGCGACATGATCGACAAGCAGTTGCTGCTCTCCAAAGCCAAGGAGCTTGGCTTGAATGCCGACGCCGAGGTTATCCGTCGGCTCGACGAAATTCGCAAGCAGAACCACCTTGACTCCATGGAAGCGCTGGAGAAAGCCGCGGCGGCGCAGGGAGTTTCCTTTGAGGACTTCAAGGCGAATATCCGCGACAGCATCCTCACCCAGCAGGTTGTGCGCGATGAGGTAGGACGGCGCCTGCAGATGACGCAGGGGCAGGAGCAGGCTTATTACGAGGCGCACAAGCAGGACTTCGCGCAACCCGAGCAGGTGAGACTGAGCGAGATTCTTATTCCGACGCCCGCCGATGCGAACGATGCGGCGCTGGCGGCCGCCAAGGCGAAGGCCGACGACATCGAAGCGAAGCTCAAGGCCGGTGCTCAGTTCGACGAGCTGGCCAAGACGCAATCCAGCGGATCAACGGCAGCGCAGGGCGGCGATCTGGGCGAGTACAAGCGCGGCGCGCTGTCGAAGGTGCTGGAAGACCAGACCTTCGACCTACCCGCAGGGCAGGTAACTGCGCCCATCCGGACTCGTCAGGGCTTTGTCATCCTGAAAGTGACCGAGCATCAGGCCGCAGGTACACCGGCATTGAAGGATATCGAGCCGCAGGTTCAGGAAGCCATGTATATGGACCAGTTGCAGCCTGCTCTGCGCACGTATCTGACCAAGCTGCGTGAAGATGCCTTTATCGACCTTGCACCGGGATTCGTGGACTCA is a window of Edaphobacter dinghuensis DNA encoding:
- a CDS encoding LysR family transcriptional regulator, coding for MPELPTISCLQAFESVARHGSITRASVELSLTQSAVSRQIHQLESLLDVSLFERVRQRVVITDAGKLYLNDVSRVMSGLKDATSRIMACGGKTNLLNLAVLPTFATRWLMPRLNDFLEKHPGVTINLATRLVPFDFGMEPFDAGIHYGSPDWPGAVAHHLVDEVTVPVCSPKLKEAQRIRRPADLARAVLLHQTTRTEAWTEWFQMTGVDSPQALRGPRFEQFAMITQAAICDLGVALLPKLLIEEELTSGKLVLLFDRPLRSANAYYLVVPESKTSAILPAAFAQWIIGQAKSGSKES
- a CDS encoding TonB-dependent receptor, which codes for MRFKLLVLASFCTLFLFPGHDIAWSQATTSLGGHVTDAGGASIAGASVKLTRTATTTVRETTTNKNGEYQFSQVAPGRYELTIASQGFATEKQTAIDLLVSQPATINVSLAVASVTSDVTVNAAVQPILNTTDATLGNAFTGQQIENLPSEARNVPDLLSLQPGVTFLGRTDTDTGTQSNGNTSTDSRSGSTNGGRSDQANITLDGIDVNDINNGYAFTSVLRVSQDAIAEFRVTTSNPNAEEGRSSGAQIALVTKSGTNSLHGVVYAYNRNNLFHANDFFNKQTQANEGLPNVPLKLIRNVFGASVGGPIKKNTAFFFLNYEGRRDTQGFTSNSDIVPTPSFRAGNLQYVCTGAAKCPASGVFLLTPSDLQSMDPQGIGVNTAVLALMNTYPNGNNLSLGDGLNTEGYSFSYNTQRSYNAYTGRLDWDIRGNGKHTVFWRGNLQNDHEPGGPQFPGQPGSNTLLTNSKGFAAGYTALFTDNLVNNLAFGLTRQGLSNAGLLSGPYVTLQDLSSLQATTSSNYTIAPVYNLTDNLSWTKHSHNLAFGTNIRFIDDRSSSNQLSYSNATGTYQYLNPGTIAGSGGAFDADAYPALYPQVAGNAKTNYNSAVMAAVGIINVGNITYNNTKNGTTLPVGAPVSRDYRWNEYELYAQDTWKALKDLSITYGLRYSYLQVPAETSGTQVGVCQIVGNECAPGAFSLTKFVNQSAQLAASGQSASGAGELGFPINGRYNGKPDYWTPEKGNIGPRIALAYSPTPDSGFLKKLLGTGQTSIRAGYSLVYDHFGAAIVNNFDTEGSFGLSTTLQTSAGVLKAGTAPRFTGVNNVPQSLLPPAPAVGFPGIPVRSGPTSGAIYWSQDSAIKTPYAHVVDFSIAREIRNGSSLEVTYVGRFGHRLLEQEDVAMPTNLAAAGTTYFAAAKQMSLLARQNGGNGVDVSTVQPIAYWETLFGALDGQDIGFGPGFTATQNIYQLYQQNLYNEANALYALDMPDTTTGAGINPNQLYPSNRFYHDQFSALYAWRSIGNSNYNALEVVYRQRFGLGLQADFNYTFSKSLDATSQAERLGSSGGINNAQIFNTWNPNQLYGPSDYDLRHQINTNYIWDLPFGRGKRFASSIGRFADELIGGWQTTGIVRWTSGFPFSVNNGNNFPTNYDIQGFATQIAKIPKGRGKLNQQFSNPAAVFAAFDFALPGESGSRNVLRGDGYFEEDAGLGKTFPIKDSMRVKAGIEVFNVTNSVRFDAHSVSARIDNPNGFGTATTALTNPRLAQFYARFEF
- a CDS encoding acetyl ornithine aminotransferase family protein, which encodes MNSSTLSSTHKIVPVASTETHARFGPKLTNSLPGPLAQKIVADDNRLLSPSYTRGYPLVVKRGRGCRIEDVDGNEFLDFTAGIAVNSTGHCHPEIVKAIQDQAAELIHMSGTDFYYDLMPRVAQRLSAIAPMPGPHRFYFGNSGAEAVECAMKLARYHTGRQNIISFFGSFHGRTMGALSLTASKPQQKRRFAPFVPGVTHVRYPYAYRGCSGGPQAEEEFGLGCARFIEEKLFKTTLPPEEVAAIFVEPIQGEGGYVVAPNAFLYEIRRICDRYGIMMVVDEVQSGAGRTGKWWAIEHSGVEPDIVCIAKGIASGMPLGICMSKAEVMDWVPGSHASTFGGNPLCLSAALATMDIIEREAMANAASVGAKALARLRTWIDRYEIVGDVRGRGLMIGIEIVKDKQSRTPVGSIRDRIVELAFGSGLLLLGCGETTIRLCPPLIVKQEEVDVALDTLEECIAAAME
- a CDS encoding S41 family peptidase — its product is MAPRTRRALFIATLFLASCAVLGTFINQKVDAQSATDESTLRDSLHSFTNVYALVEQNYAEHLDSDKVDKAIYDGAIPGMLHTLDPHSSFQDPKAFAQMREDQHGKYYGVGMAIQPQPDPTAKNGLKIVVLTPFDGAPAYKAGIRPGDVIISVDGKSTDGMDSTAVASLLKGPRNTHVSVTMQREGTPKPLVFDLVREEVSRPSVDLAFMIRPGIGYIHVTSFMETTSREVGDALDRLGDMNGLVIDLRGNPGGLLNEAVGMADKFLQKGQIVVSQKGRAFPDQVYRVANGEQGKKYPIVVLVNRNTASAAEIVSGALQDHDRALIVGETTFGKGLVQTVFQLSQETGLLLTTYHYYTPSGRLIQRNYNGVSLYDYYYVRDDAAKPDKSNLEVKLTDSGRTVYGGGGITPDEPIPELKANDFQGTLVQKYAFFNFSKHYLAAHTVSKDFVVDDAVMKDFKDFLKSQQIDYTDADIASNLDWVKVSIKSELFTSQFGELEGLKVRADWDPQIAKAISFLPQAEALEERLAASQKTTLANR
- a CDS encoding peptidylprolyl isomerase; the protein is MTFRISQFAVVLGLSVLALPGVAQMPRYQSPVSVPEAPQPQLTLPTPAPITPNATVVEDVVARVNDQIINRSDVERAQTELLREDQQSNATPAEAAQRQKDLLRDMIDKQLLLSKAKELGLNADAEVIRRLDEIRKQNHLDSMEALEKAAAAQGVSFEDFKANIRDSILTQQVVRDEVGRRLQMTQGQEQAYYEAHKQDFAQPEQVRLSEILIPTPADANDAALAAAKAKADDIEAKLKAGAQFDELAKTQSSGSTAAQGGDLGEYKRGALSKVLEDQTFDLPAGQVTAPIRTRQGFVILKVTEHQAAGTPALKDIEPQVQEAMYMDQLQPALRTYLTKLREDAFIDLAPGFVDSGASPNESKPLFTAYAPPVAKKKNVQKKRRYESAGTGRFAAQKKVSTATPAAVAATGAAAATPVAAVTNSKGKKRSKKIKREKIRFGQAPRNALPAGPEQTAVGGDVGAGAASASAITAAPGAAMTNSEESAEQAAAADVNPLTPTQAAPTKKTRFASREKVVLAEKKATKARKAKEKAAATPAAATAQESADQKAQAAPLGLNGDTAKKKKKKKVKGAKKERLENKAKPSTAPPPPPAPTVNPSLGQGLGTAPATPAQPAAPAPTTPN